ttgttagaaagagttttatgtgttgattccgaatatataatttttaaaaaaatctaacatgtattttgagagttagaacgttttaaaatttcgtttaagagactttgaCTCTCATGGACTACCATATAgggctacctagcactactgctctaaatatgtaatttttttaaaaatctaacatgtattttgagagttaaaacgttttaaaatttcatttaagagactTAAGACTTTCATGAATTACCATTATGtgggctacctagcactactgaAATAAAATTTGGCTTTGAACATTCCAAGTGGTTGGGCTTTCAATGTACAAGCCCCTCAGCCCATATCCCTTGATTTAGGGCCCGTTTGTCCCCGCCGCCAGTCCTGTGAATGGTGTTGCGTATCCAGTGACTCACTGATCCCAAAGTAGTTATTTTGTTAGGGTTATTGCAGAGGAAGAAAGTTGCTCTTGAACAGGTCGAAAGCAAATGTCGTCTGAGATCCCTCTATCAGGTGCGCAACACCCACAAGCAGAGGAAGAGTCCTCTAAATCGACCAGCAAGAAAGCCGCGAAAAAAGAAGTCGCCAAGCAGGAGAAGTTGCGCCGCCAGCAGGAAAGGGCGTTGGCCGCAGCCACCTCGTTTCTATCAGTCGACGATGATAACGATCCATTCGCTGCCAACTACGGCTATGTCCCGCTCAACGACCTCCAGTCCAAAGAGGAGGTCAACCTTCGAAAATGGACGGAGGTCGGCGCCCTTGTGGAACAACTTAAGGACCAGCAAGTGCTTATTCGGGGCCGAGCCCAGACTATCCGCCCCGTGAGCAAGAACATGTCGTTTGTGGTCGTCAGAGAGAAAGGTTTAACTGTGCAGTGCGTTGTCACCGCACAGCCTGACGTGGTCAGCCGACAGATGGTGAAGTTTGTGGCCAGCTTGAGCCGGGAGTCGATCGTCAACGTCGAAGGCGTGGTCTCTGTCCCCAATGATCCAATCAGGAGTACAACACAGCAGCAGGTATAAGCTATTTTCATTCCATGAATATATTTGCGTTTCATATCTTTTGACTTGGGTGAATCTGTAAGAAGGTCGCATTGCTGGGTATATCTGAagttattaaattaataaattgaaACTGCACTATGTCGTAAGAGTACAAATTTTTGGTTTTTGGCAGGTAGAAGTTCAAGTCAGGAAATTATATTGCGTTAACAAGGCTCTTCCAACCCTGCCTATTAACATTGAGGATGCTGCTCGAAGTGAAGCTGAAATAGAAAGGGCTTTGCAGGTACTAATAAGATATCTCTCTGAAACATAAGCACCTTCGTTAaacagaagggaaaaaaaaaagggggtggGGGTGTTTTTCAGTCTCTCCCTCTAAGtacatgtgtatgtgtgtgttgaCCATGTTATTTCCCTCCAACAATGATGCCAGAAGGTACTGGTTAATTAACCACAATTCTTGTTCTTTATGTCTTTTGAATTGCATTGTCAAAGAACCAAAGATCTATTTTGGGTCCATAGCACACATACTTAGTGGCTTATTTAAATGATGCAGGCTGGAGAACAACTTGTTCGTGTCAATCAGGATACACGCCTAAATTATCGAGTTCTTGATATGCGGACTCCTGCTAACCAAGGGATTTTCCGTATTCAGTCTCAAGTCTGCAATGTTAGTATTGTTATCATTACCCTAattatcaattttcttctcggtttttttttttgggtctttgGGCCAGGAATAGACATTTCTACTGCTTTTGCACTCCCTTGTCTTAATATTGTCACTGTTGGCATTATATGGTATGATAATTTTTCCTGCATTTTTTACTTATTTGTTGTTGGTGTACTGGAAGTTTTCATCGCTGGAACACTAACTCCTTCCAATGTTGCTTACATTTATAGATTTTATTTGTATGATGAATATTGCCAGTATTTACGTCATGATCCCTGACTCTCCCTTTGTATTTAAGTTTTGTCAGGTTTACGACATTTGGTAATAATCTAACAGTGCTAAGCTGAATGTTCTTATCTTAAATTGGTTGCATCAACTTGCAGATCTTTAGGCAATTCTTGCTATCAGAAGGATTTGTCGAAATTCATACACCTAAATTGATAGCAGGCTCTAGTGAAGGTGGTGCAGCAGTTTTTAAACTAGACTACAAAGGGCAACCTGCATGCCTAGCACAATCACCCCAGCTTCACAAGCAGATGGCTATTTGCGGTGATTTTGGGCGTGTTTTTGAGATAGGTCCTGTTTTCAGAGCAGAGGATTCATACACACACAGGCATTTGTGCGAGTTCACTGGTCTTGATGTTGAAATGGAGATAAAGAATCACTACTCTGAGGTAGGATTCAATTATTGGGTTTGCTTTTCATGAACCAGAGAATTGAGTATTTTTTCAAGCTTTTTCTTGAGATATTTCATATTGGGTGTTGTCATACAGGTCATGGATATGGTGGACCGTTTGTTTGTGACAATGTTTGACGCTTTGAATGAGAACTGCAAGAAGGAACTTGAAGCTGTAGGGAGGCAATATCCATTTGAGCCTCTGAAGGTAATGATTATGAGCACTCAGTTGTACTAGATTGTATTGAAATTATGAATTTCTAAGTACTTGCAATGTTATCGACATGCAGTGTGTTTAAAATGtgtgaatttgatatttgtATATTTGTCTAGCTCAAGAATCAAATATATGCACTCTGTTGAAGTTGCTAAGGATATTCAAGATCCTCCTATATTGAATCTAATCATTGACTTTCACTGAATGCACAGTACTTGAGACAAACTCTACGGCTTCGTTTTGAAGAAGGGATTCAAATGCTCAAGGTAAGAGAATAGTTTTGCTCGAGGGCATCTctaatttagaaaataattGTGTATCAGTCTGATTTTGAAAGATAGAAAGCGTTAATGAGCCCATTACCATCAGAATTTGTTGTCATCATGTACTGTACTTCTCTTGTATGTCATATCCTTATCCATGCTTTATAAGTTCTGgtcacaaaaaggaaaaaaagtgtTAAGGCAAGCGCTTCAGTGAGAGAAAGAAACCATATGGATCAAGGCTGTGCAAACATATTAGAGGAAGAGAGTTTCGTTTCCTCTTGTTTTATTTGTGGTGAGTAAAGGGAACAAAAATAAGCCTCGCGGTATTTTTGAAAGGACCTCTATACCTTTTAAATTGGCAGCATTGCTGCCATGGCTATATAATTTGATGTCAACtctgttttttttccaattaaaaAATTTAGTGTGAACTGTAGCCTATGGATTATGGATACTCTAGATTTTTCATCTACTAGTGTCTTGTGTTTTTGCTCTTTGAACTTGATTGTGCTATTTTGATTGAAGGCAAAGTTGCAAGGGTTGTTTATTGTAATGTTCTCTTTAGTTAGTTTTCGTAAGAAGTTTTTTGTGTCTGCAGGATGCAGGTGTAGAAATTGACCCGTACGACGACCTAAACACTGAAGTTGAGAGAAAACTGGGACAGCTGGTTCTTGAGAAGTAAACATACTGCCTAACTTTGAGTTTCTGTTTCATTGAATGTTCAAtgttttaattatataaatttgGAGAACCATTTTTGCTTCTGGTTGTAGGTATGGTACTGAATTCTACATACTTCACCGCTATCCTTTGGCTGTCAGGCCATTCTATACAATGCCTTGCTATGATGATGTGAAGTACAGTAATTCATTCGATGTTTTTATTCGAGGTACAAGATTAAATATTCTTTTCCTATTGATAGTTCATTGATACTTAAATGTCTTCCTCACCTGAAAAAACTCTGGCCTCCCATTCAATATGGTGAATGTTGTTcccttgttttcttttgtagaTTATTTTTTTCAGACTACATTCATGTACATGTCTTAATTTAAGATACTTAATGTGAAGTCAATCTTTTGACAAGAATGAAACCAATTAATGCTCTTCGTATTGAAGTATTAGCTGGTATACATTTCCCTTTTGTGGCTCCAGTCTGGTACTTTTATTATAATTGGAGTAATCACCTTGTTAAATATTCTGTCATCTCTTGGGTTTAAATAGCATGCTATATCGACTGGACTGGAGTTTATCGGTTAGTCTTTGTTATTTAGGTGAGGAGATAATTTCAGGAGCTCAGCGTGTCCATGTGCCAGATTTCTTAGCAGAGCGTGCACAGGCTTTTGGTATTGATGTCTCGACCATATCAACGTATATTGATTCTTTCAGGTACTTATATTTCCCATTCATACTTACAAAAGCAGCAACTCTTGATGGAGTGGTCACTCTGTTAGATTTACGTCTTTATACTGCTTCTACTCTTTGGAAGTGCTGTTCATATTGTTGTGATGGTTCTCCTGAAAAACTGTCGCATCACATGAATGAtaacatttttaattttttatagtaAGAGTAAGACAGTTCAGGTGTTTGGACGCCAATTTTGAAAATACAGTAAAAAAACCAATGAATTGAGGTAACCAACCATTTTCTTTCCTACAAATTGTTGATGATCAGGGAAAAGAATATATAATAAATGGTGGAActagtatttttaaaaataaaaacgaaATTTATGAGCATAAAACATAAATGCAAGTTTTATCTCACCGATTTTTAAGTGTATTTTGTTGATCTAGAAACTTTCTTTTGTTAGTTCTTCTGTTAGAAAATGACAATGGCGTGGAGCCTGGAACAGTTGGAAAGTTTCAGGTAGCTTGTATTTTCCAGCTGCCCCTTCCTTAACGGGCTAATGGTCCAGTTACTGGGCAGAGTTGATGGTGGTGCTGTGGATCAACCATTATTGTTGAGGAGAAGCTTGTTTTGCTTGTTTAGAGTTGGTGTATGGTTTAGGGTTAGTTGCTGTGATCAAGTTTATTTTGGCCCTGAGGGAATGAAGGAAAATAGGAACAGTATATGTCTGGTTTGAactttttattactttattatttttttaaaaaaaaccatttaaaccTGATTCTTGCGGATTGCAGGGATGAAATCTTCCTTATTTACCTTTGCAAACACTCTAAATATTTCACTAATGCTGAAGTAACTGGATTTATTTATCTATGATTTAATATAATTCTTTAATTTACCTTTCACAGATACGGTGCCCCCCCACACGGTGGATTTGGAGTAGGGTTGGAGCGTGTGGTGATGCTATTCTGTGGTTTGAATAACATCCGCAAGACATCATTATTCCCAAGAGACCCACTGAGGCTTGCCCCATGATTGGTGTTCCAGCTCTGGGTTCTACTTTTCTCATTGAGATTTTTATTTGATGTTCAAAACTAAAAGATCCCTGATCCTGAGTATTTTCATGGAGATTTTTTATTTGACTAGATAGCGAACTGCGCGTTGCAGCAGGTAGTTTGATtctgttacgtttgaaaataaTGAAACCATATGCGAAAACAAATTATCATAAATTTTATactatcattttcttttcttcttttcttcggCTATAGATCTCCTCTATGCGTCACGGATTTTCGAACATTGTCATTTCTAGTGTGTTCCTGTGATATATTTGGTTTTATAGTGATGAGATTTTTAGATTTGAGGGAGATCAGCCTCTCTTTTTGAAGAGGAAGTCGAGatcaattatttaatttattgggtaatttaatcttaattatttaatttattgggtaactTAATATAATTAGGTCTATGACCTCTATAACTAAAATCATAACTATACATAACACCTTGATTAAAAATCATACTTcagtcattcaaaaaaaaagttcatagTTCATAGTTCAgaacataaatataaatatggataattaacaaaaagtctctcaaaataaatttttgttcCAATAGTTCCATtggaaataaatattaataaggGCATCGATACTATTGTGtccctttttttgtttcagaAATTCAGCCAAGCATCCGAGAtggcatattaaaaaaaaaacacacatttcATTTgatcaatttattattttatttttaacggAATAAATGGTATTGGACTTCGTCGGAAAATACCCTTAAACGGCAGTGGTTTCACCCATGATAGGAAATCCGGTCTGATTTTTCGAAGAGAAAAAATAACGATAATAATAATCAAACAATAGTGCTAGGTAGTCCATATAGTGATAACCCATGGGAGTTCAAatatcttaaacgaaattttaaaaagttttaactctcaaaatgcATTGTCGATAAGTTTTATCAACAATgtatgttaatttttttaaaaattacatattcataatcagcatataaaactctttctaacaatatctattgtcgataagttttatcaggtaaatcttaattatattattttttccaataaaatttaaaaacaaatgaattcagaaataacacaatgaattctaaactgtgctttaaaaaataatagaatcaatattaaaaaaaaatttggacaatgaattatgggataaaagagtgtaaataaaactattcaaTTTATTAAATCAAAGGAATAAATTTGTTGGATTCCCATAGGCTACCAAACAGATGAGCTACATTTCATTTTTGATAATCAAAATAATgacattgttattattatttggaCATTGCTAGAGACCCTCAAAAgtctctcaaatctatgtggcattaaaatatctattaattaaaaacacaatTATAGAgatcacttcacatccaatacaCCATATTAAATGAGAATATTTTGGGAGTCATTTTTTGAGGGCTTAAGCATTATCCTTATTATTTTAC
This genomic window from Tripterygium wilfordii isolate XIE 37 chromosome 9, ASM1340144v1, whole genome shotgun sequence contains:
- the LOC120006361 gene encoding aspartate--tRNA ligase 2, cytoplasmic, translated to MSSEIPLSGAQHPQAEEESSKSTSKKAAKKEVAKQEKLRRQQERALAAATSFLSVDDDNDPFAANYGYVPLNDLQSKEEVNLRKWTEVGALVEQLKDQQVLIRGRAQTIRPVSKNMSFVVVREKGLTVQCVVTAQPDVVSRQMVKFVASLSRESIVNVEGVVSVPNDPIRSTTQQQVEVQVRKLYCVNKALPTLPINIEDAARSEAEIERALQAGEQLVRVNQDTRLNYRVLDMRTPANQGIFRIQSQVCNIFRQFLLSEGFVEIHTPKLIAGSSEGGAAVFKLDYKGQPACLAQSPQLHKQMAICGDFGRVFEIGPVFRAEDSYTHRHLCEFTGLDVEMEIKNHYSEVMDMVDRLFVTMFDALNENCKKELEAVGRQYPFEPLKYLRQTLRLRFEEGIQMLKDAGVEIDPYDDLNTEVERKLGQLVLEKYGTEFYILHRYPLAVRPFYTMPCYDDVKYSNSFDVFIRGEEIISGAQRVHVPDFLAERAQAFGIDVSTISTYIDSFRYGAPPHGGFGVGLERVVMLFCGLNNIRKTSLFPRDPLRLAP